The Bacteroidota bacterium genome window below encodes:
- a CDS encoding DinB family protein yields MMNYARMTTLRSVKGLTTEQLDYQFSETSNSIGALLAHIAAVDKWYQVWTFEGRMITEEDMQPIKPAMDLGPLGREKIKGNPLEYYLDELKKVRAKTFEEFSKRDDEWLLKPNKLSDTFTNNYYFDWFHVFEDEINHRGQISLIRKMQHV; encoded by the coding sequence ATGATGAACTATGCACGGATGACTACACTGCGAAGCGTAAAGGGTTTAACTACAGAGCAGCTTGATTATCAGTTCAGCGAAACGTCTAATTCTATCGGAGCTTTGCTTGCTCATATTGCTGCTGTTGATAAATGGTATCAGGTATGGACTTTTGAAGGCAGAATGATAACAGAAGAAGATATGCAACCGATTAAACCGGCCATGGACTTAGGTCCGTTGGGCAGAGAAAAAATAAAAGGAAATCCTTTAGAATATTATCTTGATGAATTAAAGAAAGTCAGGGCAAAAACTTTTGAGGAGTTTTCCAAGCGTGATGATGAGTGGTTATTAAAGCCAAATAAACTTTCTGATACATTTACAAATAATTATTACTTCGATTGGTTTCATGTCTTTGAAGACGAAATAAATCATCGGGGACAGATAAGTCTTATAAGAAAAATGCAGCATGTATAA
- the ddlA gene encoding D-alanine--D-alanine ligase: protein MKDDSLLKKIRVGIIFGGKSAEHEVSLQSAKNVIDALDKNKYEAILIGIDKTGKWFLNDESKFLLNVTDPKLIKLNNEKIEEVALAPESKGSLTNLGTNKIDKKNDIRIDIAFPILHGPFGEDGTMQGLLKLAGIPFVGAGVLGSAVGMDKEITKRLLRDAGINIGKFLTGRENSLPAFMEVVNKIGLPFFVKPANMGSSVGINKVKSEEDFEAAVQDAFKYDRKILFEEFIPGREIECSVLGNDNPIASVPGEIISNHDFYSYEAKYIDESGAILEIPAKLSEEMAHRIQDLSVNVFRALECEGLARVDFFVTEKDEIFVNEINTMPGFTKISMYPKLWEASGISYSELIDKLIELAMDRFKKEQKLQTSFK, encoded by the coding sequence ATGAAGGATGATTCTTTATTAAAAAAGATAAGAGTGGGAATAATTTTCGGAGGCAAATCTGCAGAGCATGAAGTGTCATTACAATCGGCTAAAAATGTAATTGATGCACTTGATAAAAATAAGTATGAGGCAATATTAATAGGAATAGATAAGACCGGAAAATGGTTTTTAAATGATGAATCTAAATTCTTATTAAATGTAACAGACCCTAAGCTGATTAAACTGAACAATGAAAAAATAGAAGAGGTAGCTTTAGCTCCTGAAAGCAAAGGTTCATTAACAAATTTAGGAACAAATAAAATTGACAAGAAAAATGATATAAGAATTGATATAGCTTTCCCGATATTGCACGGACCTTTTGGTGAAGACGGGACTATGCAGGGCTTGTTAAAGCTTGCGGGAATTCCGTTTGTGGGAGCAGGGGTTCTCGGTTCGGCAGTCGGGATGGATAAGGAGATTACTAAAAGGCTTCTTCGTGATGCAGGCATTAATATAGGAAAGTTTTTAACAGGCAGAGAAAATTCTTTACCGGCTTTTATGGAAGTTGTGAATAAAATCGGGCTGCCTTTTTTTGTTAAACCTGCCAATATGGGTTCATCTGTTGGAATCAATAAAGTAAAGTCTGAAGAGGATTTTGAAGCTGCTGTGCAAGACGCATTTAAGTATGACAGAAAAATATTATTTGAAGAATTTATTCCCGGACGTGAAATTGAATGTTCGGTTTTGGGAAATGATAATCCTATAGCATCAGTTCCCGGAGAGATAATTTCAAATCATGATTTCTATTCTTATGAAGCAAAATATATTGATGAAAGCGGAGCCATATTAGAAATTCCCGCGAAGTTATCCGAAGAAATGGCCCATAGAATCCAGGATTTGTCTGTTAATGTCTTTAGGGCTTTAGAGTGCGAAGGGTTAGCACGTGTAGATTTTTTTGTAACTGAAAAAGATGAAATCTTTGTGAATGAAATTAATACGATGCCGGGCTTTACAAAAATAAGCATGTATCCAAAACTCTGGGAGGCAAGCGGAATATCTTATAGTGAGTTAATAGATAAATTAATCGAACTTGCAATGGATAGATTTAAAAAAGAACAAAAATTACAAACCTCATTCAAATGA
- a CDS encoding RNA polymerase sigma factor RpoD/SigA — MKLGKQYTSRENQSTDIYLKEISKTTPLTVDQEIDCAKRIKKGDKKALDLLVKANLRFVVSVAKQYQNQGLSLNDLINEGNLGLIKAAKKFDETRGFKFISYAVWWIRQSILQALAEQSRVVRLPLNIVQQKSKIAKTISELEQANERAPNVLEIAEQLDMSVYEVQETLKNSGGHVSMDAPSIHGEDTKLIDIMPDKKEKQPDTELLKDSLRIEIERALDTLSQREKEVVKLYYGLEKENPLTLEEIGDKYKLTRERVRQIKEKAIRRLRQASRSKGLKAYLGQ; from the coding sequence ATGAAATTAGGCAAACAATATACAAGCAGGGAAAACCAATCCACTGATATTTATTTAAAAGAGATCAGCAAAACAACACCTTTAACCGTAGATCAGGAAATTGACTGCGCAAAAAGAATAAAAAAAGGTGATAAGAAAGCGCTCGATCTTCTTGTAAAGGCGAATCTAAGATTCGTAGTATCAGTAGCGAAACAATACCAGAATCAGGGCTTATCATTGAATGATTTAATCAATGAAGGTAACCTCGGGCTTATTAAAGCAGCTAAGAAATTCGATGAAACAAGAGGATTTAAATTTATCTCCTATGCAGTATGGTGGATAAGGCAGTCAATTTTACAGGCATTGGCAGAACAGTCAAGAGTTGTAAGATTGCCGCTTAACATCGTTCAGCAGAAGAGCAAGATTGCAAAAACAATCAGCGAGCTTGAACAGGCAAATGAAAGAGCGCCGAACGTTCTTGAAATTGCAGAGCAGCTCGATATGTCAGTTTACGAAGTACAGGAAACTCTGAAGAACTCAGGCGGACACGTTTCAATGGACGCTCCTTCTATTCACGGCGAAGATACAAAGCTTATCGATATAATGCCGGATAAGAAAGAGAAGCAGCCTGATACTGAGTTATTAAAAGACTCGCTCAGAATTGAAATTGAAAGAGCTTTAGATACGCTTTCTCAGAGAGAAAAAGAAGTTGTGAAATTATACTATGGACTCGAAAAAGAAAATCCGCTTACACTTGAAGAGATCGGTGATAAATACAAGCTCACCAGAGAAAGAGTAAGACAGATAAAAGAAAAAGCGATAAGAAGATTAAGACAGGCTTCAAGAAGCAAAGGTCTTAAAGCTTACTTAGGACAGTAA
- the rplW gene encoding 50S ribosomal protein L23, giving the protein MKSILIKPLITEKNTSLSENLNKYVFEVAKDSNKIEIARAVEKRFKVRVLGVTTSVAKGKAKSQFTKKGRFEGFRSDKKKAFVTLHKEDKIDFFGTEA; this is encoded by the coding sequence ATGAAATCAATTTTAATAAAACCGTTAATCACAGAAAAAAATACTTCACTTTCTGAGAATCTTAATAAATATGTTTTTGAAGTAGCAAAAGATTCGAATAAAATCGAAATCGCAAGAGCTGTTGAAAAAAGATTCAAAGTGAGAGTTTTAGGCGTTACCACTTCCGTTGCGAAGGGTAAAGCTAAATCTCAGTTCACTAAAAAAGGAAGATTCGAAGGATTCCGTTCTGATAAGAAAAAAGCATTCGTTACTCTGCATAAAGAAGATAAAATAGACTTCTTTGGCACAGAAGCTTAA
- the rplD gene encoding 50S ribosomal protein L4: protein MELNVYKLDGSQSSEKVTLPSDIFEVEPNQHLIYMAVRTYLSNQRQGTAKTKQRAEVRGGGKKPFRQKGTGGARRGTNRSPLMPGGGNIHGPKPHTYKLGLPKKAARLARKSALSMKAKENQIMIVEDFSFDAPKTSQLNNILKALKLDSTKTLLLLGGKNDNVYKSGRNMPKCSVIISDLAATYELLDNKMIVMQKSAVDSLCKSLS from the coding sequence ATGGAACTTAACGTATATAAACTCGACGGTTCTCAATCAAGCGAGAAAGTAACATTACCTTCAGACATTTTTGAAGTCGAGCCAAATCAGCATTTGATTTATATGGCAGTAAGAACTTATCTCTCTAACCAGAGACAAGGTACTGCAAAGACAAAGCAAAGAGCAGAAGTACGCGGCGGCGGTAAAAAACCGTTCAGACAAAAAGGTACAGGCGGCGCAAGAAGAGGAACTAACCGTTCACCTTTAATGCCGGGCGGTGGTAACATTCACGGTCCTAAGCCACATACCTACAAGCTTGGCTTGCCTAAAAAGGCAGCAAGGCTTGCAAGAAAAAGCGCGCTTAGCATGAAGGCAAAAGAAAATCAAATAATGATTGTTGAAGATTTTTCTTTTGACGCACCTAAAACATCACAACTGAACAATATTTTAAAAGCTCTGAAGCTCGATTCTACAAAGACATTGTTACTTCTCGGCGGAAAAAATGATAACGTTTACAAATCAGGAAGAAACATGCCGAAGTGCAGCGTAATTATTTCTGATTTAGCTGCAACATATGAATTGCTTGACAACAAAATGATTGTTATGCAAAAATCAGCAGTAGATTCTTTGTGCAAAAGTTTGTCATAA
- the rplC gene encoding 50S ribosomal protein L3, producing MIGILGKKIGMTTYYQENGNAVPVTVIEAGPCYVTQIKTKETDGYESVQLGFGERREKTVNKPMQGKFKKLNVPALRFTKEIRDFSLADVKAGEQVKVNIFNEGDTVKVTGTSKGKGFQGVMKRHGFSGGQRTHGQSDRQRAPGSIGASSYPSRVFKGQRMAGRTGGDRITVRNLKVIKIFADSNLILVKGAVPGTKSGFVEIYK from the coding sequence ATGATAGGAATTTTAGGAAAAAAAATCGGAATGACTACTTATTACCAGGAAAATGGTAATGCTGTTCCGGTTACAGTCATCGAAGCTGGTCCTTGTTACGTTACACAGATAAAAACAAAAGAAACAGACGGCTACGAATCAGTACAGTTGGGTTTTGGTGAAAGAAGAGAAAAGACTGTTAATAAACCTATGCAAGGAAAGTTTAAGAAATTAAACGTACCGGCATTAAGATTTACAAAAGAAATCAGAGACTTCTCACTTGCAGATGTTAAAGCAGGTGAACAGGTCAAAGTTAATATATTCAATGAAGGCGATACTGTAAAAGTAACCGGCACTTCAAAAGGTAAAGGTTTTCAGGGTGTTATGAAAAGACACGGCTTCTCAGGCGGTCAAAGAACACACGGTCAGTCAGATAGACAAAGAGCCCCTGGTTCCATCGGCGCATCATCTTATCCTTCAAGAGTTTTTAAAGGACAGAGAATGGCAGGAAGAACAGGCGGAGACAGGATTACTGTAAGAAATTTAAAAGTTATTAAAATTTTTGCAGACTCTAATCTTATCTTAGTTAAAGGAGCTGTTCCCGGTACAAAATCCGGATTTGTTGAAATCTACAAATAA
- the rpsJ gene encoding 30S ribosomal protein S10, whose translation MAAQKIRIKLRSYDHNLLDKWTERIIKTIKSTGAVVSGPIPLPTKKNTYTVNRSPHVDKKSREQFETRSHKRLIDILNSSNKTIDALTKLDPPGGVDIEIKV comes from the coding sequence TTGGCAGCTCAAAAAATCAGAATAAAGTTAAGATCTTACGATCATAATTTATTAGATAAATGGACAGAAAGAATAATCAAAACGATTAAATCAACAGGCGCAGTTGTAAGCGGACCAATTCCACTTCCAACCAAGAAAAACACTTATACTGTCAACCGTTCACCACACGTGGATAAAAAATCAAGAGAGCAATTTGAAACACGCTCGCATAAGAGACTGATTGATATTTTGAATTCTTCAAATAAAACAATCGACGCTCTTACAAAACTTGATCCTCCCGGCGGTGTAGATATCGAGATCAAAGTATAA
- the tuf gene encoding elongation factor Tu: MAKEKFDISKPHVNIGTIGHVDHGKTTLTAAITMTLSKKFGGKIKKFDEIDKAPEEKARGITIATAHVEYQTEKRHYAHVDCPGHADYIKNMITGAAQMDGAILVVAATDGAMPQTREHILLARQVGVPALVVFLNKVDIIREQEKTEEDAELLLEVVESELRDIMTANGFPGDEVPIVRGSALKAMEAGVSDAPLDDERYKPIFDLMDAVDNYIPEPKRDVDKEFLMPVEDVFSITGRGTVATGRIERGKVKVGEEVELIGLGAKKKTVVTGAEMFNKELDEATAGFNCGLLLRGVDKKEIERGMVLAKTGSITPHKKFEAQVYVLSKEEGGRHTPFSTNYRPQFYFRTTDVTGVVHLPENVQMVMPGDNMDKLTIELISPIAMEDGLKFAIREGGRTVGAGVVTKILE, translated from the coding sequence ATGGCTAAAGAGAAATTTGATATATCCAAGCCGCACGTCAATATAGGTACAATTGGTCACGTTGACCATGGTAAGACCACTTTGACCGCTGCAATAACAATGACGCTTTCGAAGAAATTCGGCGGCAAAATTAAGAAATTTGACGAAATTGATAAAGCTCCGGAAGAAAAAGCAAGAGGTATTACGATTGCAACAGCTCACGTAGAATATCAAACAGAAAAAAGACACTATGCACACGTAGACTGTCCCGGTCACGCTGACTACATTAAGAACATGATTACAGGTGCTGCTCAGATGGACGGCGCTATTTTAGTAGTTGCTGCAACTGACGGTGCTATGCCTCAAACAAGAGAGCATATCTTACTTGCAAGACAAGTAGGTGTACCTGCACTTGTTGTATTCTTAAATAAAGTTGATATAATCAGAGAACAGGAAAAAACAGAAGAAGACGCTGAATTATTATTAGAAGTTGTTGAATCAGAATTAAGAGACATCATGACTGCAAACGGATTCCCGGGCGATGAAGTACCAATCGTTAGAGGTTCCGCTTTAAAAGCTATGGAAGCCGGTGTATCAGATGCACCGTTAGATGACGAAAGATACAAACCAATCTTTGATTTAATGGATGCAGTTGATAACTACATTCCTGAGCCAAAGAGAGACGTTGATAAAGAATTCTTGATGCCGGTTGAAGACGTATTCTCTATCACAGGTAGAGGTACAGTAGCAACAGGAAGAATTGAAAGAGGTAAAGTAAAAGTCGGTGAAGAAGTAGAACTTATCGGACTTGGTGCAAAGAAGAAAACAGTTGTTACAGGTGCTGAAATGTTCAATAAAGAATTGGACGAAGCAACTGCAGGTTTCAACTGCGGACTTTTATTAAGAGGTGTTGATAAGAAAGAAATCGAAAGAGGTATGGTTCTTGCAAAAACAGGATCTATTACTCCTCACAAAAAATTCGAAGCTCAGGTTTACGTATTGTCGAAAGAAGAAGGGGGAAGACACACTCCTTTCTCAACAAACTACAGACCTCAGTTCTATTTCAGAACAACTGACGTAACAGGTGTAGTTCACTTACCTGAAAATGTACAGATGGTTATGCCTGGTGATAACATGGATAAATTAACAATCGAGTTAATTTCACCAATCGCTATGGAAGACGGATTGAAATTCGCTATCAGAGAAGGCGGACGTACAGTAGGTGCAGGTGTTGTTACAAAAATTCTCGAATAA
- a CDS encoding GIY-YIG nuclease family protein, with the protein MYYTYILYSKILNKYYTGSTSDVVKRLSEHNSGKTNFTRQSKDWELIKFFEFESKTDALKLENKIKARGCKRFLDSLDG; encoded by the coding sequence ATGTATTATACTTATATTTTATACAGTAAAATATTAAACAAGTATTATACGGGTTCTACTTCAGATGTAGTAAAAAGACTTAGTGAACATAATTCAGGTAAAACGAATTTTACCAGGCAATCAAAAGATTGGGAGCTCATTAAATTTTTTGAATTTGAAAGTAAAACAGATGCCTTAAAGCTTGAAAATAAAATTAAAGCAAGAGGCTGTAAAAGATTTTTAGACTCATTAGATGGTTAG
- the fusA gene encoding elongation factor G, with protein MPRQVSLEKTRNIGISAHIDAGKTTTTERILYYTGRSHRIGEVHEGAATMDWMEQEKERGITITSAATTCSWNNHRINIIDTPGHVDFTAEVERSLRVLDGAVALFCSVGGVEPQSETVWRQMDKYKVPRIAFVNKMDRTGANFQNAIDMMKDRLKANAVPITLPMGEGDMFNGIIDLITMKARVFDMETMGLTFKDGEIPDALRAGAETARAALLEAVADVDDKLIEKYLNQEPITEAEILAALRTATIDIKIVPVICGSSFKNKGVQNLLDKVVELLPSPLDVGDIEGHHLYTDDHITRKVSDDEKFSALAFKIMTDPYVGKLTFFRVYSGKAEAGSYLYNSNAGKKERLSRILQMHANSREDIKEVYAGDIAAAVGLKYTKTGDTLSDESDPIILEKITFPEPVISIAIEPKTKADQDKLGESLGKLSDEDPTFRVSSNEETGQTIIAGMGELHLEIIVDRLKREFKVEANVGKPQVAYKETIKKKVTQEGKFVRQSGGKGQFGHVWIDVEPNEKGKGYVFENAIVGGTIPKEFIKPVSEGIIEAMKNGVLAGYPVEDIKIRLFDGSFHDVDSSEMAFKIAGSMAFKEAARKASPVLLEPIMDVEVVTPDDYMGDVMGDLSSRRGKIEGMSQRNDAQVIKATVPLSEMFGYATTLRSMTQGRAIYSMQFAHYDEAPKSVSEQIIEKVKGKEAVA; from the coding sequence ATGCCAAGACAAGTCTCATTAGAAAAGACAAGAAATATCGGAATCAGTGCTCACATTGATGCCGGTAAGACAACAACAACTGAAAGAATACTTTATTATACAGGTCGTTCTCACAGAATAGGTGAAGTGCACGAAGGTGCTGCAACGATGGACTGGATGGAACAGGAAAAAGAAAGAGGTATCACAATTACCTCAGCTGCCACTACATGTTCATGGAATAATCACAGAATTAATATTATAGATACACCCGGCCACGTGGATTTCACAGCCGAGGTAGAGCGTTCATTAAGAGTTCTTGACGGCGCTGTTGCTTTATTCTGTTCTGTAGGCGGTGTAGAACCGCAGTCAGAAACCGTTTGGAGACAAATGGATAAGTATAAAGTACCAAGAATTGCATTCGTGAACAAGATGGACAGAACCGGTGCTAATTTCCAGAATGCGATTGATATGATGAAGGACAGATTAAAAGCTAATGCTGTGCCTATCACTCTTCCTATGGGAGAAGGCGATATGTTCAACGGAATTATTGATCTTATCACAATGAAAGCCAGAGTTTTCGATATGGAAACAATGGGTCTTACATTCAAAGATGGTGAAATTCCTGATGCTTTAAGAGCAGGCGCAGAAACAGCAAGAGCCGCATTATTAGAGGCAGTTGCCGATGTAGATGATAAGCTTATTGAAAAATATTTAAATCAGGAACCAATAACAGAAGCTGAAATTTTAGCAGCTTTGAGAACAGCTACAATTGATATTAAAATTGTTCCTGTTATCTGCGGTTCTTCATTCAAAAACAAAGGCGTTCAGAATTTACTGGATAAAGTTGTTGAACTTCTTCCTTCACCATTAGATGTCGGTGATATCGAAGGACATCACTTATATACAGATGACCATATTACAAGAAAAGTAAGCGACGATGAAAAATTCTCAGCATTGGCTTTCAAAATTATGACTGACCCTTATGTAGGTAAATTAACCTTCTTCAGAGTTTACTCAGGTAAAGCAGAAGCAGGAAGCTACTTATATAATTCAAACGCAGGCAAAAAAGAAAGACTTTCAAGAATTCTTCAGATGCACGCTAACAGCAGAGAAGATATAAAAGAAGTATATGCAGGTGATATCGCAGCAGCGGTAGGATTAAAATATACAAAGACAGGTGATACATTATCAGATGAATCAGATCCAATCATTCTTGAGAAGATTACATTCCCAGAACCTGTTATCTCTATTGCTATCGAGCCGAAAACAAAAGCTGACCAGGATAAACTTGGTGAATCACTCGGAAAACTTTCCGATGAGGATCCGACATTCAGAGTATCTTCAAACGAAGAAACAGGTCAGACAATTATCGCAGGTATGGGTGAGTTACATTTGGAAATTATTGTTGACAGATTAAAAAGAGAGTTCAAAGTTGAAGCTAACGTAGGTAAACCACAGGTTGCTTACAAAGAAACAATTAAGAAGAAAGTTACACAGGAAGGTAAATTCGTAAGACAGTCAGGCGGTAAAGGTCAGTTCGGTCACGTATGGATTGATGTTGAGCCAAATGAAAAAGGTAAAGGATATGTATTCGAAAACGCAATCGTTGGCGGTACAATTCCGAAAGAATTTATTAAACCTGTATCTGAAGGTATTATTGAAGCTATGAAAAACGGTGTGCTTGCAGGTTACCCTGTTGAGGATATCAAGATCAGATTATTTGACGGTTCATTCCACGATGTTGACTCATCGGAAATGGCATTTAAGATTGCCGGCTCTATGGCATTCAAAGAAGCTGCAAGAAAAGCAAGTCCTGTTTTACTTGAGCCTATTATGGATGTTGAAGTTGTAACTCCGGACGATTACATGGGTGACGTAATGGGTGACTTAAGCTCAAGAAGAGGTAAGATTGAAGGTATGTCACAAAGAAACGATGCACAGGTTATCAAGGCAACAGTGCCGCTTTCTGAAATGTTCGGTTATGCAACAACATTAAGAAGCATGACACAAGGCCGCGCAATTTACTCAATGCAGTTCGCACATTATGATGAAGCTCCGAAATCAGTATCTGAACAGATAATTGAAAAAGTTAAAGGTAAAGAAGCAGTAGCTTAA
- the rpsG gene encoding 30S ribosomal protein S7: protein MMRRKRAEKRLRIPDLKYNDILIGRFINALMEDGKKQVAQKIMYKAFDIIAEKTKGEPVDVFRKAINNTQPSIEVRSRRVGGANYQVPTEVRPDRRVALAIKWLLTYTRGRNEKSMPLKLANELMAASVGEGSSVKKKEDVHKMAEANKAFAHFKW from the coding sequence ATAATGAGAAGAAAAAGAGCTGAGAAAAGACTCAGAATCCCGGATTTAAAATACAATGATATTTTAATCGGAAGATTCATCAACGCATTGATGGAAGACGGCAAGAAACAAGTTGCTCAGAAAATCATGTACAAAGCTTTCGATATTATTGCGGAAAAAACAAAAGGCGAGCCTGTTGATGTTTTCAGAAAAGCTATCAACAATACACAGCCTTCAATTGAAGTCCGTTCAAGAAGAGTCGGCGGCGCTAACTACCAGGTTCCTACAGAAGTAAGACCTGACAGAAGAGTTGCTCTTGCTATTAAATGGCTTTTGACCTACACAAGAGGAAGAAACGAAAAATCAATGCCTCTTAAACTTGCCAATGAATTAATGGCAGCATCAGTTGGTGAAGGTAGTTCAGTAAAGAAGAAAGAAGATGTTCATAAAATGGCTGAAGCTAATAAAGCTTTTGCCCACTTCAAGTGGTAA
- a CDS encoding 30S ribosomal protein S12, which yields MPTINQLIRKGRNKITVKSKAPAMDSCPQKRGVCTRVYTSTPKKPNSALRKVARVRLTNGIEVTAYIPGEGHNLQEHSIVLIRGGRVKDLPGVRYHIIRGALDTAGVANRKKARSKYGAKKAKEGAK from the coding sequence GTGCCTACAATTAATCAATTAATACGTAAAGGAAGAAACAAAATCACGGTGAAATCAAAAGCTCCGGCGATGGATTCTTGTCCTCAGAAACGCGGTGTATGTACAAGAGTATATACCTCTACACCAAAGAAACCAAACTCCGCACTTAGAAAAGTAGCGAGAGTAAGACTTACAAACGGAATTGAAGTAACAGCTTACATTCCGGGTGAAGGTCATAACTTGCAGGAACACTCAATCGTTCTCATCAGAGGCGGTAGAGTAAAAGATCTGCCGGGCGTAAGATATCACATTATCAGAGGCGCGTTAGATACAGCAGGTGTAGCCAATAGAAAAAAAGCCCGTTCAAAATACGGTGCTAAAAAAGCTAAAGAAGGCGCAAAATAA
- a CDS encoding T9SS type A sorting domain-containing protein, whose amino-acid sequence MVKFLVILVFFLLQINTSSAQWISQFNTSNCMAINSINYLDTLIGISTGFNATSSEGRIFYTSNGGSNWNLAMIPDSTNTIIGSKIISPNLFYACGNVKQNVPNNALRTIVRPLPVGFKEIFAGGSAYRGVFLISTNYGASWRTQGITPNSIEYFTTIDFLNGNYGFANCSIGNLSPIGAIVKTTNAGQNWEFMNLPSDAWYMTSIKLIDSLNIISVGSRYTDPSYSGIILKSTDAGNTWTYQIFPDVSIFNSISFINTNTGIVVGNTNPSVNAQYGGSMYKTTNRGESWFSISSSISDTTFLRAVKFLPNGLGIISGNKLRYTNSGMQFDKIVILKSTDYGTTWNRTFIADNTKVPNGLELANTRKYFVGGGNLTNSATIYLTSNGGETFINNNSNEIPKKFLLQQNYPNPFNPSTIINYQLTINSYVILNVYDVNGRLVKELVNEKQSAGNYSINFDGSGLPSGTYIYRLQADDFSETKKMVLLK is encoded by the coding sequence ATGGTAAAATTTCTTGTAATATTGGTATTTTTCCTCTTACAAATAAATACATCATCGGCACAATGGATAAGTCAGTTTAATACGTCAAATTGCATGGCAATAAATTCCATTAATTATTTAGATACTTTAATAGGAATAAGTACCGGCTTTAACGCAACTTCGTCAGAGGGAAGAATTTTTTATACGTCAAATGGAGGTTCTAACTGGAATCTTGCAATGATTCCGGATTCCACAAACACAATTATAGGTTCAAAAATTATTTCTCCAAACTTATTTTATGCTTGTGGTAACGTAAAACAAAATGTCCCTAATAATGCGCTGAGAACAATCGTGCGACCTCTTCCAGTAGGTTTTAAAGAAATTTTTGCCGGTGGATCAGCTTATAGAGGCGTGTTTTTAATAAGTACAAATTATGGTGCTTCTTGGAGAACCCAAGGAATTACCCCAAACAGTATTGAGTATTTTACAACGATAGATTTTCTTAACGGAAATTATGGATTTGCTAATTGTAGTATTGGAAACTTAAGCCCTATTGGGGCTATAGTAAAAACTACAAACGCCGGACAAAACTGGGAATTTATGAATCTACCTTCCGATGCTTGGTATATGACTTCAATTAAATTAATTGATTCATTAAACATAATATCAGTTGGCTCTAGATATACTGATCCTTCGTATTCGGGAATTATCTTGAAATCCACGGATGCTGGAAATACCTGGACATATCAAATATTTCCAGATGTGAGTATTTTTAACTCCATAAGTTTTATAAATACTAATACCGGAATTGTAGTTGGAAATACAAATCCAAGCGTAAATGCACAATATGGGGGCTCTATGTATAAAACTACCAATAGAGGAGAAAGCTGGTTTAGCATCTCTTCGTCTATTTCCGATACGACATTTCTACGAGCTGTAAAATTTCTACCTAACGGATTAGGAATAATTAGCGGGAATAAATTACGTTATACTAATTCGGGTATGCAGTTTGATAAAATTGTAATTCTTAAATCAACTGATTATGGGACAACTTGGAATAGAACTTTTATTGCTGATAATACAAAAGTGCCTAATGGGTTGGAATTAGCTAATACTCGAAAATACTTTGTTGGAGGTGGTAACTTAACAAACTCTGCAACAATTTATTTAACAAGTAATGGCGGAGAAACTTTTATAAACAATAATTCAAATGAAATACCTAAAAAATTTTTATTACAGCAAAACTACCCAAACCCATTCAACCCCTCTACAATTATCAATTATCAGTTAACAATTAACAGCTATGTAATTTTGAATGTCTATGATGTAAACGGAAGATTAGTAAAAGAGCTTGTGAATGAAAAACAAAGCGCGGGAAACTACTCAATCAATTTTGACGGAAGCGGACTGCCCTCAGGCACATACATTTACCGCCTGCAGGCAGATGATTTTTCAGAGACGAAAAAAATGGTGCTGCTGAAATAA